Proteins co-encoded in one Chionomys nivalis chromosome 6, mChiNiv1.1, whole genome shotgun sequence genomic window:
- the LOC130876217 gene encoding 39S ribosomal protein L54, mitochondrial-like encodes MAATRLLGASRMWAGYRLRALPVPGGPGTLSVRDYAKKPVMKGSKGAKGSVATEALKDPEVCTDPARLTTHAMGVNIYKEGQDVALKPDSEYPEWLFQMNLGPPKKLEELEPESREYWRLLRKQNIWRHNRLSKNKKL; translated from the exons ATGGCGGCCACCCGTCTCCTCGGGGCTTCCCGGATGTGGGCCGGCTATCGGCTCCGGGCTCTCCCGGTCCCCGGAGGACCTGGAACGCTCTCCGTCCGGGACTACGCCAAGAAGCCAG TCATGAAGGGCAGCAAAGGTGCCAAGGGCAGCGTGGCCACTGAGGCCCTGAAGGACCCTGAGGTGTGCACAGACCCCGCCCGGCTGACCACACACGCCATGGGGGTGAACATCTACAAGGAAGGCCAGGACGTGGCCCTGAAGCCAGACTCCGAGTACCCCGAGTG GCTATTCCAGATGAACTTGGGTCCCCCCAAAAAGCTGGAGGAGCTGGAACCCGAGTCCCGTGAGTACTGGCGACTGCTGCGCAAACAGAACATCTGGCGTCACAACCGGCTAAGCAAGAATAAGAAGCTGTAG
- the LOC130875829 gene encoding amyloid-beta A4 precursor protein-binding family A member 3, translating into MEFLPDAQDPLGLPAMDLEEPKGPKVPPEDHPSSTQWASGPGGPASLSEMELDASGVQVLVQQLEALPGDLGGPFPDGEPCPLHIATGQGLATQDSTDSGGLLSADAGGDDLLGLLRCETSLPAQPGPPDPPQTTPRLLQPPEEPEGDPGSPGWMEGVSAEPADSRSSSSSPEPWLETVPLVTQQEPLLGAQSPETLASCPAVSEVPGPCGHEELVDGVIFTAKYLGSTQLLSERSPPPSTRMAQAQEAVDRVKAPEGETQPMAEVDIFISTKRVKVLAADSQDALMDHALQTISYIADIGPVLVVMARRRMARRTTPQDRGRRLYKMLCHVFHSEDAQLIAQAIGQAFSIAYSQFLQENGIDPSQVGTRPSDAASHPHNGDLDHFCNSQNCREVCIQKRPGEALGVALVESGWGSLLPTAVIANLLHGGPAERSGALSIGDRVTAINGTSLVGLSLAACQAAVRDVRRHSSVTLNIIHCPPVTTAVIRRPHVREQLGFCVEDGIICSLLRGGAAERGGVRVGHRIIEVNGQSVVAMPHARIIQLLTEAREIHIKTMPAATYRLLTGQEQPVYL; encoded by the exons ATGGAGTTTCTGCCAGACGCCCAGGACCCCTTAGGGCTCCCAGCCATGGACTTGGAGGAGCCCAAAGGCCCCAAGGTGCCCCCTGAGGACCACCCCTCCAGTACCCAGTGGGCCTCGGGACCTGGAGGACCTGCCTCCCTGAGCGAGATGGAGCTGGATGCATCTGGTGTGCAGGTGCTGGTCCAGCAGCTGGAAGCTCTGCCTGGTGACTTGGGTGGCCCGTTCCCAGATGGAGAGCCTTGTCCCCTGCACATTGCCACTGGCCAAGGCCTGGCCACCCAGGACAGCACAGACTCTGGTGGGCTCTTGTCCGCCGACGCGGGCGGGGATGACCTTCTGGGTCTGCTGAGGTGTGAGACATCTCTGCCTGCCCAACCGGGACCCCCAGATCCTCCACAGACCACACCCCGTTTGCTGCAGCCGCCTGAAGAGCCAGAGGGGGACCCAGGATCCCCAGGGTGGATGGAGGGGGTGTCGGCAGAGCCAGCAGACAGCAGGAGTTCCAGCAGCTCCCCAGAGCCCTGGCTAGAGACAGTGCCCCTGGTGACACAGCAGGAGCCACTTCTGGGTGCTCAG AGCCCTGAGACCCTGGCCTCATGCCCTGCTGTCTCAGAGG TTCCAGGTCCCTGTGGACACGAGGAGCTCGTGGACGGTGTCATCTTCACTGCGAAATATCTGGGCTCCACCCAGCTGCTGTCAGAGCGCAGCCCGCCGCCCAGCACGCGCATGGCGCAGGCGCAGGAGGCTGTGGACCGCGTCAAG GCCCCCGAAGGTGAGACCCAACCGATGGCAGAGGTGGACATCTTTATCTCCACCAAGAGGGTCAAGGTGCTGGCCGCCGACTCACAG GACGCCCTGATGGACCACGCCCTGCAGACCATCTCCTACATTGCGGACATCGGGCCTGTGCTGGTCGTGATGGCCCGGAGACGGATGGCCAGGAGGACCACTCCCCAGGACCGCGGTCGGCGTCTCTACAAGATGCTGTGCCATGTCTTCCATTCGGAGGAT GCCCAGCTTATCGCCCAGGCCATCGGCCAGGCCTTCAGCATCGCCTACAGCCAGTTTCTGCAGGAGAATGGGATCGACCCCAGCCAAGTGGGCACGCGGCCCTCGGATGCTGCCAGCCACCCGCACAACGGCGACCTGGACCACTTCTGCAACAGCCAGAACTGCAGGGAG GTCTGTATCCAGAAGAGGCCTGGAGAGGCCCTGGGCGTCGCCCTGGTTGAGTCCGGCTGGGGCTCACTGCTGCCCACCGCTGTCATCGCCAACCTGCTTCACGGGGGCCCTGCCGAGCGCTCGGGGGCCCTCAGCATCGGGGACCGTGTCACCGCCATCAACGGGACCAGCCTGGTGGGGCTGTCCCTGGCCGCCTGCCAGGCCGCCGTGCGT GACGTGAGGCGACACTCGTCAGTGACACTGAATATCATCCACTGCCCTCCGGTCACCACGGCCGTCATCCGGCGGCCCCATGTGCGCGAGCAACTGGGCTTCTGCGTGGAGGACGGCATC ATCTGCAGTCTGCTGCGTGGGGGTGCGGCCGAGCGCGGGGGTGTCCGCGTGGGACACCGCATCATCGAGGTCAACGGGCAGAGCGTGGTAGCCATGCCCCACGCGCGCATCATCCAGCTGCTCACCGAGGCGCGGGAG ATTCACATCAAGACGATGCCAGCTGCCACCTACCGGCTGCTCACGGGGCAGGAACAGCCGGTGTACCTGTGA
- the LOC130875828 gene encoding tight junction protein ZO-3: MEELTIWEQHTATLYKDPRRGFGIAISGGHDPDSRSVVVSDVVPGGPAVGRLQTGDHIVMVNGVSVENVTSAFAIQILKTCNKTANITVKRPRRVQLPVTKASTSPGHQLSDREEVDHGRGYEGDSSSGSGRSWGERSRRTKAGRRSRVGSHRHQSSGGRSEPNGLDLVSGYKRLPKQDVLMRPHKSVLVKRRNSEEFGVKLGSQIFIKHITDSGLAARNGGLQEGDLILQINGVSSANLSLSDTRQLIEKSEGELALLVLRDSGQFLVNIPPAVSDSDSSLMEDISDLTSELSQAPPSHIPPPPLQSQRSPEASQPNSPMESPQPRRRERSVDSRAIAEPEYPGETRYDIYRVPSQQSLSDRGYSPDTRVVRFPKGASIGLRLAGGNDVGIFVSGVQEGSPADGQGIQEGDEILQVNGMPFRNLTREEAVNFLLELLPGEDLELVMQSKQDIFRKMIQSRVGDSFYIRTHFELEPSPPYGLGFTRGDVFHVVDTLYRGSGSGYGGRGGLWLAARMGRDLREQERGVIPNQSRAEQLASLEAAQRAAGVGPGAPLASNPRAEFWRLRGLRRGTKKTQRSREDLSVLTKQGHYPPYERVVLREASFKRPVVILGPVADIAMKRLTAEMPDQFEIAESVSRTDNPSKIIKLDTVRVIAERDRHALLDVTPSAIERLNYVQYYPIVIFCVPESRPALKALREWLAPASRRSSRRLYAQAQKLQKHSGHLFTATVPLHGTDDSWYQEIKAVVQQQQTRPIWTAEDQLDGSSEDLDLPGRGLDASSGDLSCDSRANSDYEDTDGAYTDGEGSGPQDADEEPPVPALARSSEPAWVEDHEGLRGHGGITAEFETQAGSRHPQGQWREDSMRTYEREALRRKFTRARDVESSDDDAYDWGPATDL; encoded by the exons ATGGAGGAACTGACCATCTGGGAACAGCACACGGCCACGCTGTACAAG GACCCCCGCCGCGGCTTCGGCATCGCCATCTCTGGAGGCCACGACCCCGACAGCAGATCCGTGGTCGTGTCCGACGTTGTGCCCGGAGGCCCGGCCGTGGGCAGGCTCCA GACCGGGGACCACATCGTCATGGTGAATGGGGTCTCCGTGGAGAACGTCACTTCTGCCTTCGCCATCCAGATTCTGAAAACCTGCAACAAAACGGCCAACATT ACAGTGAAGCGCCCTCGCAGGGTGCAGCTACCTGTCACCAAGGCCAGCACATCACCGGGCCACCAGCTCTCAGACCGGGAGGAAGTTGACCATGGCCGGGGCTATGAGGGCGACTCCTCCAGCGGCTCTGGCCGATCTTGGGGTGAGCGTTCTCGCCGGACCAAGGCAGGACGCCGTAGCCGCGTGGGTAGTCACCGGCACCAGAGCTCGGGTGGTAGATCTGAGCCCAACGGACTGGACCTGGTATCTGGCTACAAGCGCTTGCCGAAGCAGGATGTGCTCATGAGGCCGCACAAGTCCGTGCTGGTGAAGAGAAGAAACAGCGAGG aGTTTGGAGTGAAGCTGGGTAGCCAGATCTTCATAAAACACATCACAGATTCTGGCCTCGCTGCCCGGAACGGCGGGCTGCAGGAAGGAGACCTTATCTTGCAG ATCAATGGGGTGTCCAGTGCGAATCTGTCCCTGAGCGACACACGGCAACTCATCGAGAAGTCAGAGGGGGAGCTGGCACTGCTGGTGCTGAGGGATAGCGGGCAGTTCCTGGTGAACATCCCTCCCGCAGTGAGTGACAGCGACAGCTCCCTTATGGAAG ACATCTCAGACCTGACCTCGGAACTGTCCCAGGCGCCCCCATCCCAcatccctccaccacctctgcagAGTCAGCGGAGCCCCGAGGCCAGCCAGCCAAACTCTCCGAT GGAGAGCCCGCAGCCCCGAAGGCGGGAACGGTCAGTGGATTCGAGAGCCATTGCTGAACCAG AGTATCCTGGAGAAACCCGCTATGACATTTACCGGGTCCCCAGCCAGCAGAGCCTGTCAGATCGTGG CTACAGCCCCGACACGCGTGTCGTGCGCTTCCCCAAGGGTGCAAGCATCGGCCTGCGGCTGGCTGGCGGCAACGACGTGGGCATCTTCGTGTCCGGGGTGCAGGAAGGCAGCCCAGCCGACGGTCAGGGCATCCAGGAAGGGGACGAGATCTTACAG GTGAACGGCATGCCATTCCGGAACCTGACCCGGGAGGAAGCTGTGAACTTCCTGTTGGAGCTGCTGCCGGGGGAGGACCTGGAGCTTGtgatgcagagcaagcaggaca TCTTCAGGAAGATGATCCAGTCCCGCGTGGGTGACTCCTTCTACATCCGCACGCACTTCGAGCTGGAGCCGAGCCCACCCTACGGCCTGGGCTTCACTCGTGGTGACGTCTTCCACGTGGTGGACACTTTGTACCGTGGCTCAGGGTCTGGCTACGGTGGTCGTGGGGGCCTCTGGCTGGCCGCCCGCATGGGCAGAGATCTCCGAGAGCAAGAACGCGGCGTCATCCCCAATCAGAGCAG ggcagagcaGCTGGCCAGCTTGGAGGCTGCCCAGCGGGCAGCGGGCGTTGGCCCAGGCGCTCCCTTGGCCTCCAACCCACGAGCCGAGTTCTGGCGGCTCCGGGGTCTCCGCAGAGGGACCAAGAAGACGCAGCGGAGCCGCGAGGACCTGTCAGTGCTGACCAAGCAGGGACATTACCCACCCTACGAACGCGTGGTGTTGCGAGAAG CCAGCTTTAAGCGCCCAGTGGTGATCCTGGGACCAGTGGCCGACATCGCCATGAAGAGGCTGACGGCAGAGATGCCCGACCAGTTTGAAATTGCGG AAAGCGTGTCCCGGACTGACAACCCATCCAAGATCATCAAACTGGATACGGTGCGGGTGATCGCCGAGAGG GACAGGCACGCGCTCCTGGACGTCACCCCCTCAGCCATCGAGCGCCTCAACTACGTGCAGTACTACCCCATCGTGATCTTCTGCGTCCCCGAAAGCCGCCCGGCCCTGAAGGCTCTGCGGGAGTGGCTGGCCCCGGCCTCCCGCCGCAGCAGCCGCCGCCTATATGCACAGGCGCAGAAGCTCCAGAAACACAGCGGGCACCTCTTCACAG CCACTGTTCCCCTGCACGGTACCGATGACTCCTGGTACCAGGAGATCAAGGCCGtggtgcagcagcagcagacGCGGCCTATCTGGACTGCGGAAGACCAG CTGGACGGCTCATCCGAGGACCTTGATCTGCCGGGCCGCGGCCTGGATGCCAGCTCCGGGGACCTCAGCTGTGACAGTCGGGCCAACAGCGACTACGAGGACACGGACGGCGCCTACACGGACGGCGAGGGCAGCGGGCCCCAGGACGCCGATGAGGAGCCCCCGGTCCCCGCTCTGGCCCGGTCTTCGGAGCCTGCATGGGTGGAAGACCACGAGGGGCTGAGGGGTCACGGGGGTATCACTGCCGAGTTTGAGACGCAG gCTGGCAGCCGCCATCCCCAGGGCCAGTGGCGCGAGGACAGCATGCG GACCTACGAGCGCGAAGCTCTAAGGAGGAAGTTCACAAGAGCCCGGGATGTTGAGTCCTCGGATGATGACGCCTACGACTGGGGCCCAGCCACCGACCTGTGA